In a single window of the Myxococcus stipitatus genome:
- a CDS encoding VCBS repeat-containing protein, with the protein MIRLTRAAPLLALLVTSCSDELDPAREAPPPPEVDQCTGLPEVTVVARPPRVHVNGPVMLVPSGGSGQYRYTLEAGGSSGELRGDRLIAGATPAIDSVLVEDARCEGSSARVSVEVVAPFDISPAKAEVRPGISFQVATAGLIGTPTYSLSQNQSGATLSPEGRYTAGATEGLDLVTVRDSQSGEEAVLQYQVSKSARLAGSPAYLAVPAGSSVPLATRGGSDRIVWSKTSGPGTLADGRIRFEPGDTGLALLEASDPFTGDKASVTVVVLDELTRPGLAHGRLTDAATLVTADFDGDGVQDLAVGQRESDMGRPTGGAVFIYKGGNGGLSAQPTWVLTGDTETAQFGDALAAGDFDEDGRAELVVSSPGADVAVSNAGAVYFYTFKSGAPVPLRQPLTGLLRDAAFGAGMSVADMDGDGDLDLVVGSPAGDLAPTTAIRARGTVDLYLSTSSSPVPDLPEVRLGGSDLSAAGAPMARTGSDLGRALVTADLNKDGRLDIAALGKVSRYTAEGAVSGTQVAISVFFARPDGARFRATPDVYVLPANLADSGEGTWRLAAIPGEGARPPLLMAVADRADSPDLSTSGGVKSGNDSGGALLFDLSAHTPTGEPAARPLQVKREEAFARIYGDAGGIVAGRSFAVLDVDGAPGPELLLGAPYAAPPGPNNTTLRFGGKVLVYPLATLTAGTVMNKPLLTLNGTAKSDTLGAGLAAWRLPGGDALAAFSGRASSEQGAYTGRVELYSRAGASLTEWTRTSAMVPAKPSVERVGEAVAVTATAQGAVALLGAPGWSGDGANGDGDALSIGRAYVRGVAASAQAVVVEQGAPSPHKAGRNVGSDVAFTDFNGDGRPDTAVGATGFAVPASTSAEHAATYATVRPECLTTATQSVGGVLVSLGQADGSFKPAYRVWAPLLVTAGCTATDATCRRSALGRGLAGGFDFNGDGLQDLAVQRDKGMEVFLGRAPEDASLARLTMLCAPAYSWPSMGLQTAPPVSLGDLNGDKCDDLAWRYAEGTRSGVAILFGFDESGAKCSGRTTATVWRIAGDSEVGLTNIGLGVSIAPAGNFLGGARKFIAMSATSVAFNGVTQPVVLLVDFAELSAAIAKIEPGNPLVVGAFGGDLSPIVLVHRTRAVNFGTSLWGGADLTGDGIADLVVSAPGASEASDGGGAVFLYAGGASQQGALTPYLTAVGDVAERSQMGQDLHLSPGKGGTPPTLVIGAPRSFRTGTQNGTAYSLPLRF; encoded by the coding sequence ATGATTCGACTGACCCGCGCGGCCCCCCTCCTCGCGCTCCTCGTCACGTCCTGCTCCGACGAGCTGGACCCGGCGCGCGAGGCGCCTCCCCCGCCGGAGGTGGACCAGTGCACCGGCCTGCCCGAGGTGACGGTCGTCGCCAGGCCACCGAGGGTCCACGTCAACGGCCCGGTGATGCTCGTCCCCTCCGGCGGCAGCGGGCAGTACCGCTACACGCTCGAGGCCGGGGGCTCTTCCGGTGAGCTGCGTGGTGACCGCCTCATCGCGGGAGCCACGCCCGCCATCGACTCGGTGCTCGTGGAGGACGCACGCTGCGAGGGCAGCAGCGCGCGCGTGTCCGTGGAGGTCGTCGCCCCGTTCGACATCTCCCCCGCGAAGGCGGAGGTGCGGCCGGGCATTTCCTTCCAGGTGGCCACGGCGGGACTGATTGGCACGCCGACGTACAGCTTGTCGCAGAACCAGTCCGGCGCCACGCTCTCCCCGGAGGGCCGCTACACCGCTGGCGCCACGGAGGGCCTGGACCTGGTCACCGTGCGCGACTCGCAGTCGGGCGAGGAGGCGGTGCTCCAGTATCAGGTGAGCAAGTCGGCCCGCCTGGCCGGCTCGCCCGCGTACCTCGCGGTGCCCGCGGGGTCGTCCGTGCCGTTGGCCACGCGCGGCGGCAGTGACCGCATCGTGTGGTCCAAGACGTCCGGTCCGGGCACGCTCGCGGACGGGCGCATCCGCTTCGAGCCCGGTGACACGGGCCTCGCGCTGCTGGAGGCGTCCGACCCCTTCACCGGGGACAAGGCGTCGGTGACGGTGGTGGTGCTGGACGAGCTGACGCGGCCGGGGCTCGCGCACGGCCGGCTCACGGACGCGGCGACCCTGGTGACGGCGGACTTCGACGGCGACGGCGTCCAGGACCTCGCGGTGGGGCAGCGCGAGAGCGACATGGGGCGGCCCACCGGCGGCGCCGTCTTCATCTACAAGGGCGGCAACGGCGGACTGTCCGCGCAGCCGACGTGGGTGCTCACGGGCGACACGGAGACGGCGCAGTTCGGCGACGCGCTCGCCGCGGGTGACTTCGACGAGGACGGGCGCGCGGAGCTGGTGGTGTCCTCGCCCGGCGCGGACGTGGCCGTCAGCAACGCGGGCGCCGTCTACTTCTACACCTTCAAGAGCGGCGCGCCCGTGCCCCTGCGCCAGCCGCTCACGGGCCTGCTGCGCGACGCGGCCTTCGGCGCGGGCATGTCCGTGGCGGACATGGACGGCGACGGGGACCTGGACCTCGTGGTGGGGTCGCCCGCGGGCGACCTGGCGCCCACCACCGCCATCCGCGCGCGCGGCACGGTGGACCTCTATCTGTCCACGTCCAGCTCGCCGGTGCCGGATCTCCCGGAGGTTCGGCTGGGCGGGTCGGACCTGTCCGCGGCGGGGGCACCCATGGCGCGCACCGGGTCGGACCTGGGCCGCGCGCTGGTGACGGCGGACCTCAACAAGGACGGCCGGCTGGACATCGCCGCGCTCGGCAAGGTGTCCCGCTACACGGCCGAGGGCGCCGTCTCCGGCACCCAGGTGGCCATCTCCGTCTTCTTCGCGCGCCCGGACGGCGCGCGCTTCCGGGCCACGCCGGACGTGTACGTGCTGCCCGCCAACCTCGCGGATTCGGGCGAGGGCACGTGGCGGCTGGCCGCCATCCCCGGCGAAGGCGCGCGCCCGCCGCTGCTGATGGCCGTGGCGGACCGCGCGGACTCGCCGGACCTGAGCACCAGCGGTGGCGTGAAGTCCGGCAACGATTCGGGCGGAGCGCTGCTGTTCGACCTGAGCGCGCACACGCCGACGGGCGAGCCCGCGGCCAGGCCCCTCCAGGTGAAGCGCGAGGAGGCCTTCGCGCGCATCTACGGCGACGCGGGCGGCATCGTCGCGGGCCGCAGCTTCGCGGTGCTCGACGTGGACGGCGCGCCGGGGCCGGAGCTGCTGCTGGGCGCGCCCTACGCCGCGCCGCCCGGGCCGAACAACACCACCCTGCGCTTCGGCGGCAAGGTCCTCGTGTATCCCCTGGCGACGTTGACCGCGGGGACGGTGATGAACAAGCCGCTGCTGACGCTCAATGGCACGGCGAAGTCGGACACGCTGGGGGCGGGGCTCGCCGCCTGGCGCCTGCCGGGAGGGGACGCGCTCGCGGCCTTCTCCGGGCGGGCCTCGTCGGAGCAGGGCGCGTACACCGGCCGCGTGGAGCTGTACAGCCGCGCGGGCGCGTCGCTGACGGAGTGGACGCGCACGAGCGCCATGGTGCCCGCGAAGCCGAGCGTGGAGCGCGTGGGTGAAGCGGTGGCCGTGACGGCGACGGCGCAGGGCGCGGTGGCGCTCCTGGGGGCGCCAGGCTGGTCCGGCGATGGCGCCAATGGCGATGGTGACGCGCTCTCCATCGGCCGCGCGTACGTGCGCGGCGTGGCGGCGTCCGCCCAGGCCGTCGTGGTGGAGCAGGGCGCGCCCTCTCCCCACAAGGCGGGCCGCAACGTGGGCTCGGACGTGGCCTTCACCGACTTCAACGGCGACGGGCGCCCGGACACGGCGGTGGGCGCCACGGGCTTCGCCGTCCCCGCCAGCACCAGCGCCGAGCACGCCGCCACCTACGCGACGGTGCGCCCCGAGTGCCTCACCACCGCCACCCAGTCCGTGGGCGGCGTGCTGGTGTCGCTGGGCCAGGCGGATGGCTCCTTCAAGCCCGCCTACAGGGTATGGGCGCCCCTGCTGGTCACCGCCGGGTGCACGGCCACGGACGCGACGTGCCGGCGCTCGGCGCTCGGTCGTGGGCTGGCGGGTGGCTTCGACTTCAATGGCGATGGCCTCCAGGACCTGGCCGTGCAGCGCGACAAGGGCATGGAGGTGTTCCTGGGCCGCGCGCCGGAGGACGCGTCGCTGGCCAGGCTCACCATGCTCTGCGCCCCCGCCTACTCGTGGCCGTCCATGGGGCTGCAGACCGCGCCCCCCGTGTCGCTGGGCGACCTGAACGGGGACAAGTGCGACGACCTGGCATGGCGCTACGCGGAGGGCACCCGGTCGGGGGTGGCCATCCTCTTCGGCTTCGACGAGAGCGGAGCGAAGTGCTCCGGCCGCACCACCGCGACGGTGTGGCGCATCGCGGGCGACAGCGAGGTGGGGCTCACCAACATCGGCTTGGGGGTGAGCATCGCTCCGGCGGGCAACTTCCTGGGCGGCGCGCGCAAGTTCATCGCCATGAGCGCCACCAGCGTGGCCTTCAATGGCGTCACGCAGCCGGTGGTGCTGCTGGTCGACTTCGCCGAACTGTCGGCGGCCATCGCCAAGATTGAACCGGGCAACCCCCTGGTCGTCGGCGCGTTCGGCGGAGACCTGTCTCCCATCGTCCTCGTCCACCGCACGCGCGCGGTGAACTTCGGCACCTCGCTCTGGGGCGGCGCCGACCTGACCGGGGACGGCATCGCCGACCTGGTGGTGAGCGCGCCCGGCGCGTCCGAGGCCTCCGATGGCGGCGGCGCCGTGTTCCTCTACGCGGGCGGCGCGAGCCAGCAGGGCGCGCTCACCCCCTACCTCACGGCCGTGGGGGATGTCGCCGAGCGCAGCCAGATGGGGCAGGACCTCCATCTGAGCCCCGGAAAGGGAGGAACTCCTCCAACCCTGGTGATTGGCGCGCCGCGTAGCTTCCGCACGGGCACGCAGAACGGCACGGCGTATTCGCTGCCGCTGCGCTTCTAG
- a CDS encoding biliverdin-producing heme oxygenase: protein MSLLLRLKTETRPHHERTEAAVRLLEPGLTVDDYRRHLELFLGFHAPLEGPLTALLDPALPELCMRERHKLPLLEEDLRALGHDTMSLARLPRCARVPSLGALPEALGCAYVLEGSTLGGQLILRQLLRHFAGRAPGGFAYFRAYGDAVGSRWRAFGEALLRASADAASPDFDARVVEAARDTFDCFGAWLRGEPGPT, encoded by the coding sequence GTGTCCCTCCTGCTGCGCCTCAAGACGGAAACCCGCCCACACCACGAACGCACCGAGGCCGCCGTGCGCCTGCTGGAGCCGGGCCTCACCGTGGACGACTACCGGCGCCACCTCGAGTTGTTCCTCGGCTTCCATGCTCCGCTGGAGGGGCCACTGACGGCCCTGCTCGACCCGGCGCTGCCGGAGCTGTGCATGCGCGAGCGACACAAGCTCCCGCTCCTGGAGGAGGACCTGCGGGCGCTGGGGCACGACACGATGTCGCTGGCGCGCCTGCCTCGCTGCGCGCGGGTGCCCTCGTTGGGGGCGCTGCCAGAGGCGCTCGGTTGCGCCTATGTCCTGGAGGGCTCCACGCTGGGCGGACAGCTCATCCTGCGTCAGCTGCTCCGCCACTTCGCGGGGCGCGCGCCAGGCGGCTTCGCCTACTTCCGGGCCTATGGCGACGCGGTCGGCTCCAGGTGGCGGGCCTTCGGAGAGGCCCTGCTCCGCGCCTCGGCGGACGCCGCGAGCCCGGACTTCGATGCCCGCGTCGTGGAGGCCGCGCGGGACACCTTCGACTGCTTCGGCGCCTGGCTTCGTGGCGAGCCCGGCCCGACGTGA
- a CDS encoding DUF1585 domain-containing protein yields MLRVRCLANLAGAALLLAQPAFAQEAAPVCAPIAKVRPERHLRQLSLDLLGRPPTYEEYQAVQKKGSVTEEDVRALMEQEGFYARIRNFHRALLRSNISASVNNNTNSRLSGNGSGTAFGFANNASTALRGVNGQSCNTDVEQDACLTNLQDGHVTSLSAKTTPRTCRDDKGVPLPVSYDYDTNFFTCTDLATKTGDAALTTCEQLAAAPATNKWAKLRNFCDVRGSGDAKKSFLCVPTWTKFGEAALPNPLPAGTEPYELRDGYYNLVTVAGREYVESFNLPKSSTGVTSLSRCLLDMGTSGGVKGTYTVPRGCILREGYVNKPAPYWAPPGSPATVKVCAIEAQERDENPWTRATCEAGRFASDRTCGCGVGMRRCEVPSIGQTTDPLYVRSVHDLRVQAFNEEPLRIIESVVRRDEPYYNILTTRRSFVNGTLSQYYKQNQGVGVFSTTAPAPVDSIPAVPYVEAETWTEFTRDASHSGVLTTPGFLYRFPTQRARVSEFYEAFLCKTFAPSSDGSLPPPEDACNRENNLAKRCGCNYCHATIEPTGAHWGRYAERSAQFLSPNQFPRLDPKCRDCAIAGDTNCGGECSQYVMQAYDGDGASSLGLLKTYLYRTSDEEPNIEAGPRLLVERMMQTGELERCTVRRVWQEFLGRPMTSEEQRMYLTPLATDFAKNGHRFKALIERVVMTDAYRRID; encoded by the coding sequence GTGCTCCGCGTGCGTTGCCTCGCCAACCTGGCTGGCGCCGCTTTGTTATTGGCCCAACCAGCCTTCGCCCAGGAGGCCGCGCCTGTTTGCGCGCCCATCGCGAAGGTCCGACCCGAAAGACATCTTCGGCAGCTCTCCCTCGACCTGCTCGGTCGCCCGCCCACCTACGAGGAGTACCAGGCCGTCCAGAAGAAGGGCTCGGTCACCGAGGAGGACGTGCGGGCGCTGATGGAACAGGAAGGGTTCTACGCCCGCATCCGGAACTTCCACCGCGCGCTCTTGCGCAGCAACATCAGCGCGAGTGTCAACAACAACACGAACTCGCGGCTGAGCGGCAACGGCTCCGGCACCGCCTTCGGCTTCGCGAACAACGCCTCCACGGCGCTTCGTGGCGTCAACGGACAGAGCTGCAACACGGACGTGGAGCAGGACGCCTGCCTCACGAACCTCCAGGACGGACACGTCACCTCGCTGAGCGCGAAGACCACCCCGCGTACCTGCCGGGACGACAAGGGGGTGCCCCTGCCCGTCAGCTACGACTACGACACCAACTTCTTCACGTGCACGGACCTGGCCACGAAGACCGGGGACGCCGCGCTGACGACGTGTGAGCAGCTGGCGGCGGCCCCCGCGACCAACAAGTGGGCCAAGCTCCGCAACTTCTGTGACGTCCGTGGCTCCGGCGACGCCAAGAAGTCGTTCCTGTGCGTCCCCACCTGGACGAAGTTCGGGGAGGCGGCCCTGCCCAACCCCCTGCCCGCGGGCACCGAGCCGTATGAGCTCCGGGACGGGTACTACAACCTCGTGACGGTGGCGGGCCGGGAGTACGTCGAGTCCTTCAACCTGCCCAAGAGCAGCACCGGCGTCACCTCGTTGAGCCGCTGCCTGTTGGACATGGGGACGTCCGGCGGCGTCAAGGGGACGTACACGGTGCCGCGTGGCTGCATCCTGCGCGAGGGCTATGTGAACAAGCCCGCGCCGTACTGGGCTCCTCCGGGGTCGCCCGCAACGGTGAAGGTGTGCGCCATCGAGGCGCAGGAGCGCGACGAGAACCCGTGGACCCGGGCGACCTGCGAGGCCGGCCGCTTCGCGAGTGATCGCACCTGCGGCTGTGGCGTCGGCATGCGGCGCTGCGAGGTGCCGAGCATCGGGCAGACCACGGACCCGCTCTACGTGCGCAGCGTGCACGACTTGCGCGTCCAGGCCTTCAACGAGGAGCCGCTGCGCATCATCGAGTCCGTCGTCCGCCGCGACGAGCCCTACTACAACATCCTCACCACGCGCCGCTCGTTCGTGAACGGCACCCTGTCGCAGTACTACAAGCAGAACCAGGGCGTGGGCGTGTTCAGCACCACCGCGCCGGCGCCGGTGGATTCGATTCCCGCCGTGCCCTACGTGGAGGCGGAGACCTGGACGGAGTTCACGCGCGACGCGTCCCACTCCGGCGTGCTCACCACGCCGGGCTTCCTCTACCGCTTCCCCACCCAGCGCGCCCGCGTCTCCGAATTCTACGAGGCGTTCCTCTGCAAGACGTTCGCGCCCTCCTCGGATGGCTCGCTGCCTCCCCCCGAGGACGCCTGCAACCGCGAGAACAACCTGGCCAAGCGCTGCGGCTGCAACTACTGCCACGCCACCATCGAGCCCACGGGCGCCCACTGGGGCCGCTACGCCGAGCGCTCCGCGCAGTTCCTGTCCCCCAACCAGTTCCCCCGCCTCGACCCGAAGTGCCGTGACTGCGCCATCGCCGGCGACACCAACTGCGGCGGCGAGTGCTCGCAGTACGTCATGCAGGCCTACGACGGCGACGGCGCCAGCAGCCTGGGTCTGCTCAAGACGTACCTGTACCGCACGTCGGACGAGGAGCCGAACATCGAGGCGGGCCCGCGCCTGCTCGTCGAGCGCATGATGCAGACGGGTGAGCTGGAGCGCTGCACCGTGAGGCGCGTGTGGCAGGAGTTCCTCGGTCGGCCGATGACGTCGGAGGAGCAGCGCATGTACCTGACGCCGCTCGCCACGGACTTCGCGAAGAATGGCCACCGCTTCAAGGCGCTCATCGAGCGCGTGGTGATGACCGACGCCTACCGGAGGATCGACTGA
- a CDS encoding DUF420 domain-containing protein produces the protein MSNATSAPMQSRVSDRAFYVFTGVVSVVALAVIGWILMVRRGGAAEGVDLRFLPAVNASLNATAAVLLVAGWVAIKKGARRVHQYLMVSAFAVSGLFLVSYLAYHFVHGDTKYAGDWRGLYLSILASHVLLSMLVVPLALVAFYFTWRKQFDRHRKVTRWLAPIWVYVSVTGVVVFFMLRGSMPAVP, from the coding sequence ATGTCGAACGCCACCTCCGCTCCGATGCAGTCCCGGGTGAGCGACCGGGCCTTCTATGTCTTCACCGGCGTCGTGTCCGTCGTCGCGCTGGCGGTCATCGGCTGGATATTGATGGTGAGGCGGGGCGGCGCGGCGGAGGGGGTGGACCTGCGCTTCCTGCCGGCGGTCAACGCGAGCCTCAACGCGACGGCGGCGGTGCTGCTCGTCGCGGGCTGGGTGGCCATCAAGAAGGGCGCGCGGCGCGTGCACCAGTACCTGATGGTGTCGGCGTTCGCGGTGTCCGGGCTGTTCCTCGTCAGCTATCTCGCCTACCACTTCGTGCACGGCGACACGAAGTACGCGGGCGACTGGCGCGGGCTGTACCTGAGCATCCTCGCCAGCCACGTGCTGCTGTCCATGCTGGTGGTGCCGCTGGCACTGGTGGCCTTCTACTTCACGTGGCGCAAGCAGTTCGACCGGCACCGCAAGGTGACGCGGTGGCTGGCGCCGATCTGGGTCTACGTGTCGGTGACGGGCGTGGTGGTGTTCTTCATGCTGCGCGGCAGCATGCCGGCGGTGCCCTGA
- a CDS encoding DUF1501 domain-containing protein — translation MKKNRTDDNHRPERRTFLKAAAGFMGATLFGGVPFRSFAQAANLAPADRCFVFVYFNGGWDQLLAFDPRDPNEFTPDRAAETRILPGYNLITSSDFESIPLIPEKGSLRSNIDFGPAVGNRFAEHFDLMTVVRGINMNTLGHEVGYRYFLTGKMPIGSAARGSSTATEIVGQMKPRVPISNIAFNVESYNDRYPGYANALRVSRKDDLLLTLKPSSQTLDSEIEKQLVDFRGQPITCEEAAYGARGVGTTYQNSRGQMEQVMAQKLESSFRFEQVNPEMDALRDQYGLDTSGRYDTEAGRAAMVATALKKGIAQCVTINLTGGLDTHFGTQTTHATNQRRGFDALGRLIEDLRKSAHPAGGNFMDHTTIMVFSEFSRTPLINSAGGRDHHLSNSCAIIGAGVKHNFVFGKSGDIGMSPGTFDLRNGTPTPTGENIFPEHVIATVLASAGLDYSITRVEPLRSILA, via the coding sequence ATGAAGAAGAACCGCACCGACGACAACCACCGTCCCGAGCGCCGGACCTTCCTCAAGGCCGCCGCCGGCTTCATGGGCGCCACGCTGTTCGGTGGCGTGCCCTTCCGCTCCTTCGCCCAGGCGGCCAACCTGGCCCCGGCCGACCGCTGCTTCGTCTTCGTGTATTTCAACGGCGGCTGGGACCAGCTCCTCGCCTTCGACCCGAGGGACCCGAACGAGTTCACCCCGGACCGCGCGGCGGAGACGCGCATCCTCCCGGGCTACAACCTCATCACCTCCTCGGACTTCGAGAGCATCCCCCTCATTCCGGAGAAGGGGAGCCTGCGCTCGAACATCGACTTCGGGCCCGCGGTGGGCAACCGGTTCGCCGAGCACTTCGACCTGATGACGGTGGTGCGCGGCATCAACATGAACACGCTGGGCCACGAGGTGGGCTACCGCTACTTCCTCACCGGGAAGATGCCCATCGGCAGCGCCGCCCGCGGCTCGTCCACGGCGACCGAAATCGTCGGGCAGATGAAGCCGCGCGTGCCCATCTCCAACATCGCGTTCAACGTCGAGTCGTACAACGACCGCTACCCGGGCTACGCGAACGCGCTGCGCGTCAGCCGCAAGGACGACCTGCTCTTGACGCTCAAGCCCAGCAGCCAGACGCTGGACAGCGAAATCGAGAAGCAGTTGGTCGACTTCCGTGGGCAGCCCATCACCTGCGAGGAGGCCGCCTACGGCGCCCGGGGCGTGGGCACCACCTACCAGAACAGCCGGGGCCAGATGGAGCAGGTCATGGCCCAGAAGCTGGAGTCGTCGTTCCGCTTCGAGCAGGTCAACCCGGAGATGGACGCGCTGCGGGACCAGTACGGGTTGGACACGAGCGGCCGGTACGACACCGAGGCGGGGCGCGCGGCGATGGTGGCCACCGCCCTCAAGAAGGGCATCGCCCAGTGCGTGACCATCAACCTCACGGGCGGTCTGGACACGCACTTCGGGACCCAGACGACCCATGCCACCAACCAGCGCCGCGGCTTCGACGCGCTGGGCCGGTTGATCGAAGACCTGCGCAAGTCGGCCCACCCGGCGGGTGGCAACTTCATGGACCACACCACCATCATGGTGTTCTCCGAGTTCTCCCGCACCCCGCTCATCAACAGCGCGGGTGGCCGGGACCACCACCTGAGCAACTCGTGCGCCATCATCGGCGCGGGCGTGAAGCACAACTTCGTGTTCGGCAAGAGCGGTGACATCGGCATGTCGCCGGGCACGTTCGACCTGCGCAACGGCACGCCCACGCCCACCGGCGAGAACATCTTCCCCGAGCACGTCATCGCCACGGTGCTGGCCTCGGCGGGCCTGGACTACAGCATCACCCGCGTGGAGCCCCTTCGTTCCATCCTCGCCTGA
- a CDS encoding DMT family transporter — protein MTAAAAPSSVVKPASSLRVLLAYCACFILWGSTWAVIKVGLQDLPPLRFLGLRLLVAGLVLLPFARRAGWVDARTGWRVAVLGLLQLAAPFALLFTAQQWIPSSWAALLFSTFPVWLLLIGRVTMPDQPLTAGKLVAAGLGVAGVMVLQGSGLESLQVSGKVLAAVALTLAAVAILALANVLAKQHMAHVPAPVLVCGQALTSALPILVCAFLMEADQPTNWTPRAVGAILYLAVFGTACTYLCLYWLLPRISLTALGAMALLDTLVAVVLGVVFLDEPFTLSLVVGGALILGGAGLANLMPSNGQPSAPREEAPH, from the coding sequence ATGACCGCCGCCGCCGCACCGTCCTCCGTCGTGAAGCCCGCGAGCTCGCTGAGGGTGCTGCTCGCCTATTGCGCCTGCTTCATCCTCTGGGGCTCCACGTGGGCGGTCATCAAGGTCGGGCTCCAGGACCTGCCGCCGCTGCGCTTCCTGGGGCTGCGCCTGCTGGTGGCCGGGCTGGTGCTGCTGCCCTTCGCGCGCCGCGCGGGCTGGGTGGACGCGCGGACGGGGTGGCGCGTCGCCGTGCTGGGGCTGCTCCAGCTCGCCGCGCCCTTCGCCCTGCTCTTCACCGCCCAGCAGTGGATTCCGTCGAGCTGGGCGGCGCTCCTGTTCTCCACCTTCCCCGTGTGGCTGCTGCTCATCGGCCGGGTGACGATGCCGGACCAGCCCCTGACGGCGGGCAAGCTGGTGGCGGCGGGGCTCGGCGTGGCGGGCGTCATGGTGCTCCAGGGCTCCGGGCTCGAGAGCCTCCAGGTCTCCGGCAAGGTGCTCGCGGCCGTGGCGCTGACGCTCGCGGCGGTCGCCATCCTCGCCCTGGCCAACGTGCTGGCGAAGCAGCACATGGCGCACGTCCCCGCGCCCGTGCTCGTCTGCGGACAGGCGCTCACCAGCGCGCTGCCGATACTCGTGTGCGCCTTCCTGATGGAAGCCGACCAGCCCACGAACTGGACGCCCCGCGCGGTGGGCGCCATCCTCTATCTCGCCGTGTTCGGCACCGCGTGCACGTACCTGTGCCTCTACTGGCTCCTGCCGCGCATCTCCCTCACCGCGCTGGGCGCCATGGCGCTGCTGGACACGCTGGTGGCGGTGGTGCTCGGCGTGGTGTTCCTCGACGAGCCCTTCACCCTGTCGCTCGTCGTGGGCGGCGCGCTCATCCTCGGTGGCGCCGGGCTCGCCAACCTGATGCCGTCCAACGGCCAGCCCTCGGCGCCCCGGGAAGAGGCCCCTCACTGA